Within the Glycine soja cultivar W05 chromosome 3, ASM419377v2, whole genome shotgun sequence genome, the region GGGGACAAGTGTCCTTCATCTTTCCCGAGCCCTCTCATCTAATCATGTCTAGTATGAAAATGTATGGAACAAAGAAATGGGTACTTTATTGTTAAAATGTGATGTGATGTGATGTGTTTAGTCATTGATAATGTTCcattgttttaaaattgaacAGAATTGCAGTcgttagaattaattttgaattgttaAATGTAATTAAGAAGTGGTTCTATGGAAAATAAACTTGTTTCATTTATAGGTTTCTTACATTAAAATGTGTGCACTTTGTAAAAAGTTGGTTCTTGATGGAAAATAAACGGATCTTCAATCTTTTTCTCGCCTTTTACAGTATGCCAGTATTTTTAAGCAGAAAGATAATTGTAAatggtgttatatatatatatttttcaagataaaagaaaaaaaataaaaaataaatattttatttttcatttgaaatcGGTACGTACTTTTatgctttaatttaattttttattttatttttatcattttaactaAACGCATCCTAACTCTTACATTTCTTGGAGAGATGTCAGAGATACAATAAGAGAGAATGAAAAATGTAATGATGATGTGTTgcgaaactaaaaaagaaatagagaattataagaaaattaaagttgTATATAATTAATCATGCATTGGCATCTACATATTGCGGAGATTTGATTATTCTGTCATGATACGTTtttgtctaatatttttttaaaatttaaaatgagcgCATTAACCAACTCTTACAATAGCAATTCAGATACTTTAAGAGcatattataaaataacaaaaagaatACTTATGCTTTTTACtgcctttttagtttttagaacagcaaacaaagaaaaacattaaaataattccATAGAACCGCAGAGGATAAGTCATGAGTTGTCAGAAGGATTTCATTAGCTGATATGACCCTCGTAGGAAAAATTCACATCAATGATCAAACAAGAGACCTTGTATAAAAATTTCACTCGTTAAAAGCAGTATTATATATACCATTATCCTACTCCATGCATATCGTTTAACAAGATTTGCTTAGATTGTCATTGCAtgagattgaaaaataaaattatagtgaAATTGCGCGAAAGCCCACCTTATCTTGTCACATATTAACAAGCCCACaacaatcatataaaataattggCATCCGTGTGGTACATAAAGCCTTCATTTGCGTTTTTATAGATATTAAGTAAGGAAGCTAAAGTGCTTGAAGAATAAAGATTAAACTACTAGCTTTTTTTATAGCATTTATAGTGGTCACGTCTCTCTTGGGAGAATCGAAGGCCTCAGGAATAGGTGGGATATATGGCCAACAACAGAGAAATCGCGTTGGAAGGGGAAAAGTGATGGGAAAAAGGCCAATATCAATAACCCAAAAAGCAGTGTTGAAAGTGCAAACTACCACCATTCCAAGCTTAAAGGAAACTACAACGATGTGGTAGGAACTTCTCAAGAAGATGGTGGGAATAGAAATTTAGATGGCAAGTTCAAACATAGGGTAGTCCATGCATGAGAGCTACATGCATAGGTTGAGTATGATGATATTATATATGGTTGCTCTAATAAAGGGGCTCTTTATTTGTGCTGGCAAGTAACTAAGCTCgattacttttttataatatagtcCAAGGTTTATGTTGGGCATAAGATGTGAGAATTACTGGCATGTATAATGGGGCTAGCTCCTGGTTTCGTTTGCTAAGTTGTAGATTCCAGTGGTGTGTTGTTCTTATGTGTATGTGTAACTGTCTTGAGAACTAGCTTGCGTTGGCCGTTTCTAACTTTTTGCTCTGGTGTCCTCACTTGAccttttttttgctacataatAGGACTTGACCTTATTCTTTTGTTTCATTCAACATTCGCTTTTGCAAAACTGACTTGTAGTCTTAAAAATAGCCACCACtttgtttcttaatttaaatattatatagtcattcaatcataatttatcatatataaaaaatttattaatttttaaattaatttaagcagtagtttagtttataattaaataacaatgtaaAACTATTTGTACACACTGTAATCTTCTGACTGAATTCTCTCAACTGAGTGAAGTGTGTTGTGAAATACACACTGCAAATTAACAACTTCTGACTAGAAttcttattgattttattttagactATGAAACTATCATATCCTGACGTCATCGGAGCCGTTAGAATTCAGTCTTCGAATTCCCTTTAAATTCCTCAAAATTATAACACCCTATTAGataacctaattttttttataaaataataatttaacttatttaattttgaataccTCACCTTCGTGCTTCTTGTTAAGAATAAATGAATTACCATCTTTATTCTCTATTTCTTTAATctcttaaacatttattttgcaATAGGAAATTACAACTTCATTCAATTCCTTGTTAACCAAAGGGgtgaaatgttttaaaaaaacttcaaatagTCCACtgtggattgaattgaaaatccCCGTTCAACTCACCACAAAGCATTAATAACTTCAACGTACTATATTTTCCATTTGGAACATTGGAAATACAGGGTTCTCAGTTCTCAAGATGTTTGAGTCAGCACCACATACTGGCAATTGTACTTCCGTACTCATGAATCTTGCTTTCATCAACCAGTAGAAATAGAATTCCAGTTACAGCTAACAGCAAGCTGAGCCTATCAAAGTTTTTAAGGTCCATAGTTGTTGAGAAGCTAGTAAAGCTCCATGTACTGAAGGTCTCGCTTTCAGTCCACAGGTATCACAACTTAAGCTTAAGATTGTCCTTCGATTCCAGGTCCATAGTTTTTAAGTTTCCGACTGACTCACCATTGGGTGTCAAACCCCGAATCTTAACATCATAGTAAACTTCTTCTAGTTTTCTTAAGTCATACTTCATGCCTGACAAGCCAATGGTGGAAAGATATCATCCAAAAAGATGGTATGAGTGAATACAACTCCATGTAAACTGCCGCAAATACCTTTGGTACACACAgcttgtattaattattatagtttAGTAGACCAATATTGTTTTAAGATGACAAATATTTGTGAGAACACTGAGAATACAATATCAGTACTCAGCACCATTATCTGATGAAGGTAATGCAATGACaacaggaaagaaaagaaattatgcATAGACAAGGTACAAGTAATAACGCATCAAACTTCTTTCGCAAAAAATCATTGCGAAAATTAAGCATGCGGAATGCAGCATGGAGATCTGTTAAGAACTTTAAGACCTTCCTTAGACAATCATAGTCCCCACCCCAGCAGTCACTTGATTCACCACATACCTCGGCTGCAAAGTCAAATGAATGGCAAAATAAGGTGTAATTGTCATGATGTATTTTCCTTAAACATACAGAAGTTTGATAATCTGTTGTGTATATGTAGGTTCAAATATACAAACATTCATCCATCTCTAGTCTATATTCTTCTTGACAATATGGTTAAAAACATGTAGTGAAATATCTACTCTATTTTATACAAGTTGATATGTAACAATTAAGAGGAAACAAGTTCTTACCAATTCATTAGACATAAAACAGACACCTGCATGGTATAAATGTATCAACATCAGTATAAACAGCAAAACTCTGAAATCATAATCAGCTATGCAATGTGATTGGTAAAAACTAGACCTATGACTCAAATCAAAAGATGGAGTTGTGGGTTGGATGATTTTGGTTGACTTCTTTAATCAGAGTAAAAAACTTAAGAATCATCTGTACTAATGAGGAATGACTAAATATAACATTATAACATTACACATTTGGTTATTGAGCTCCTTTGCCTTGGAAACCCTGCTGATTCTGACTGCCATACCCATGTTCTTCAAaatgaaaatcatatttaaattagtCACCACTTCCTGAAGGAAGCCCGCCTAAGAAAACATGCAATAGAATCATATTCATCTCCATAAATGATCATTACACAGAAAAAATTAATGCATGTACATATTTAGAAGGCTCATGTATTAAGTAATCTTCAACATCTAGGCCAAATTCTGAACTATTATTCGCTGCAACATAACAATAAGCAAACAGAACTTATAAATCTCAGTGCTATGTGCGGAAAGTAGTTGACATTATGGCAAAAAAACaggtaggaaaaaaaacaaatacattttGTTTCCACTTATTCTGAGTCACAAAAGACAGGAATGGGCATGGTGCATATAGAAGAATAGaagataaacaaataaattgacATAAACAATCAACTAAGAACTATATGttcaataatataatttgatataaaactATAGAAGTTTATTACAATCATAAGTTCAATCACAATGGCTCTTATTATTTAGAATAGCATTGAAAAAGGTTGGAAAATttaactgtccaaaatatgctTAGCTATCCCAGTTAGATGTTAAAACTCGTGTTAATGGAAATTTACATGAGGCAAGACTCTTAAATGTAAAACAATGAACTCTAGGTATTTCAGTTTAAATAATCTTTGATTTTGGTACTTCTAATATGTAGGGCAcgcattaaattttaaagtattgAGTTGATACCCACCAATTGGACAATCAATGGTTCAGATTTTTACAGCTTACAAGTacctatataataaattataaattatatatgtaagaaCCCAGTCCCTTGATCTTACCATTCTACACCAGTGTAAAGTGCAACCTTCATTAGATTTAGAATATCTCAATGTAGAACAAATAACAATAGTTCAGCAGGACATTCGTTATGCCAAAAATAATGTTGGCTGTTTCTTCTATATAGCAACATGAATGATATGGAGTTCTTTAGAACAACTATGTGAAAGCTGTACAGCTAATTAATGCCAAATATTGGACACATAGTTCTGCCCTTATGCATGGCGttccttttattttcccttcTCCCTGTTTACGATTTAGATATCAATGTGGTAAACACCAAGTCCTTCAATACTTTGCCTAACCGTGAAACTCTTTCATGCATATGCTTATTTTACGAAAGACATCAGTTTGAAACTTACAATCCCCTGCTGCTTAAAAACTTAGGACTATATAATGCATTGAAGTAATATATAGTTATTAATAATGCGCAATGACATCAACATATGCATGCATACCTACCTACCTACCTAATGAATAAAACATTGATTGACATGGCAATAACTAACACGAGAGTATTAAGACATACACCCAAGTTTTTCCTCTGCCTCTTTGTGCTCGAGAAGGCTTCCTGTTTCAAGCCAGTGCATAAAAGTAAGCATCGAAACTACGGGCTGCGTCTCACTCTTCCAATCACCATGATACCTACAACACACAAAAAGATTACATAcccaaaaaggaagaaaaaaaacactaaaaagttAGAAGATAAACAGTTCCTCCGAACTTAATCATCTATAGTATTGCCCAGGGTATCCTCCAACAACTTCAGCAAGTTGCTTATACTGCTTCTTTAACACATTAACCTGAGACTTGGCCTTCTCTAAAAGCTCTGTTGTTCAAACCCAAAAAACCAGATACAAGAGATAATGAGAAAACACTTTGCCTTGCCACATCATACACTTCACCCCCTCAACATTCATCGCAGGTATTCAATGGATAACAAAATCATCTAAACCTAAAAATGCGGAACACAAGTTTGGATTTTGATGCTTTCTACTTAACACTCAACCCTTAACAAACAAACCCATTTGCACACCACAAGTACACGATAGAGAAACCCAAAATCGgtccaaaaaaaaagttaaaaaaaggaaattagtGTGGTTAGGGTTAAGTGAAGAAGAGGGACACAGTGTGGTTGGTTGTACCGGGAGTGGGGCGAGACTGGTGAACGAGAAGAAGGGTGACATAGATGAGTCTAGTGGAGGACTCGATCTCCGAAACGACGCTTCGAATTCGTTCGCGCAAGGTTCCAGATTCTTCGAACTGAACCCTAAAGTCGTCGAATTGCTTCTCCAGCGAAGACGCCATTAAGGAGGAGAAGCACGAAATGGGTGGTGCGAGGCGAAACGTTTGGGGTCTTCCAAATGGGGAGACGAGGTGGAGAGGGTTAGAGTTTAAGGTTAAGGAGCGAGAAAAGGCGTGGCAGTAGAAAGCCGCGTTTCGAAACGCCGGTTTCATATATTGCATGGTATTGATTGTTTCCTTGGTGTAATTGCTATGCTTCGCATTCGCAAGCAAAGTGTTACCATCAACGACTACTTACGTGCTTGCCAAAGGGTGACTTCTATAAGAAATATCAAATGATAGCTAATGAAACGGAAAATCAATCATTACgttattttttttaggattaaaaaaaaataagaatgtgaagtgtaataaaagcacaCCACATTTATAATCATtgtaatttactctttttttttatctcctaaAGTaggtttcttgtttttttttttaatatatgagtTGATATTGACATGTTATTGATTAACCGAAAATAAAGactcaaaacaaatttttatatattaaagattcaatacaataaaaaattattaatattagtgatttaaaacaaaaaaaaatggcattatctaaaaattattttttaaaacttataacaaacataaaaatactATATTCTCGTATTTACATTCgtgaaaataacttttaatatgTGAATTAAACACATTAAATACAATACAGTAAAAACTATATAAACAAAACATATACGTGGACAACAAAAGAGGATAACTAAGAgtcaacaaagaaaaagaaacaggaTGCAGTTGCAGGGCGGCAGAGCTGTGTagtgagaaaagaaagaaaattgatagaagaaaGCAGCcgtagaagagaagaaaaaaataggatcagatgaagaagagaaagaagaaggaaaaggggGTTCCAACTTGCAGAAGTGAAAGAGAGGAAGGAAAATAGGAGTGAGTCGCTCAAAAACAGATAATGCTCAAACCAAACACCAAAGTTGGTCGCTGAAAACATAGCATcgttacattattattttttacccctCTTTTGATTTGTAAAATGCTTTCAGGGAACttttaaatcacaaaatgtTGATGGCTAcgataaaacttttattttcattagtttCACACACAATTGCATCATCgagcattaaaaaatatacccaCGAATTAATCCTTTAAGAGGAGACTTACTAAATAAAGCCCACAGAGAAACATTTTACAATACACAAATTAAGAAGAGAAGGAACATCTGCATCACTAGTAGTGCCTTCactgtaaataaatttaagccTTGGAATTCAAAACAAGTAACCAAACAGAAGCATCACGGGAATGAACAAGGATGAAGATTTGATTGAATAAGTGCTTGCACTATTCTTCCCCTTATGATCCTTAACGTTATTTTGATTTCTGTGACACCTTTGTGTGTTGGACAACATGCAATCCTAGATTTGTTCTTTTTTGAGTGTTTGGTTTGCTTGATTCCATGATCACACCGTACATGGCTGCATGCATGCCCCAGAAAAAAATgctttttgaatttgatttttttatataagaaattagACAAAGAGAAGTAGGATTGcatgcaaaaaaaattgttacttttGATTTCCTTTTGTTGCCTGGAAAGATCTTCAATTTTTGTAGTAAATGTGCTCCCAGTAGCTGAAAACATGAGGATGTTGATCAATAGAAAAACCCATAGAAGTAATGTTTTGGTCATATTTTCAAATTGTTTGGGAGAGTAAAGTTGCTTGAGGAGAGGCATTcgaaaaatttcattatttataaattataaggatttTTTTCTAATGAGTAAAGATGGTTCTAGTA harbors:
- the LOC114407092 gene encoding uncharacterized protein LOC114407092 yields the protein MQYMKPAFRNAAFYCHAFSRSLTLNSNPLHLVSPFGRPQTFRLAPPISCFSSLMASSLEKQFDDFRVQFEESGTLRERIRSVVSEIESSTRLIYVTLLLVHQSRPTPELLEKAKSQVNVLKKQYKQLAEVVGGYPGQYYR